In the genome of Fimbriimonadaceae bacterium, one region contains:
- a CDS encoding chitobiase/beta-hexosaminidase C-terminal domain-containing protein: MSIPINRPHRSRLCRATLRFTALATVLLGVSSAYAQPFGPQPQKRDFSKGNTLYVVPYAHLDTQWRWAYPQVIREYIANTLHDNFKLIDKYPNYVFNFSGSRRYEMMKEYYPAEYARLSQYIKDGRWFPCGSSVDEGDANVPSGEALVRQVLYGNQYFRREFGIDSKEFMLPDCFGFPYSLPSILVHCGLKGFSTQKLTWGSANGIPFKVGVWEGPDGKSIVAALDPGAYVGDVTEDLSQNTSWLARIQNTGKQSGAYVDYHYYGTGDKGGAPNESSVQWVEKSIAGTGPIKVVSTRADEMFTLMKPEQIAKLPRYKGELLLTEHSAGSITSQAYMKRWNRKSELLADSAERASVAAMWLGGAAYPTDRLYQAWDLILGTQMHDMLPGTSIPKAYEFCWNDYLLAMNKLGAITEDAVGAVTSVMDTRAQGQALVVYNPLSIDREDVVEATLKGFGASAVQVYSPDGKAVPTQVVGRNGADVSVLFLAKVPSNGFASFDARKVSKPAQTLSTLQASGNRIENSRFRVTIDKNGDIGSVYDKTNKREVLKSPARLSMHFHNPRAFPAWNMDWEDAQKPPRGYVTGPAEVRVIENGPVRVTVEVERETDGSKFVQQIRLSAGSAGDRVEVRNLIDWQTKETALKATFQLNSANPEATYDLQLGAIKRGNNDPKKYEVPQHQWFDLTKGDGSYGVGVLNDSKYGSDKPSDDTVRLTLIYTPGVRGGYADQATQDIGRHEILYALAPHAGDWRKGDVAWSAKRLNQPLVAFATPSHSGKLGKTFSLLKSSNRQVEIQAVKKAEDSGEIIVRLRELYGQTAKSVQISAAHPIVAAREVDGQEMPLKAATMRNGTLITDVPAFSLKTFAIKLGASTTKAAPAASKPVTLAYDHDAASTDKNPSDGSFGANGKAYAAEILPASLTVGGVQFKLGSGKDGMKNAVVAKGQKIALPAGYSRVYLLAASSEGRATSQLIVGTKKYPINVQHWNGTIGGWDDRLWDGDLGPNFTNYGDMIGLKPGFVTTDEVAWYGSHCHDPKSGNTFYDFAYIYKYGFDVPAGATSLTLPNDPRIKVFAVSVAKGAHDGVWATRPLYDDLGEHRAGGSPSISPKGGTFSDTISVSLTPPLYWYKNGLRYTTDGSNPTAQSPVYRGPISVSDPTTIKAAMIRPDGKMGEVASVRLNVNDTTAPKIVSVSSPKALGMVRVVFSEKVSKATAENPASYLLSSATPVASAKLGQDGKTVELTLERPLPAGQRETIVVNGVKDLSSRENAVAGATAEVAEKGAVFASPALEPKTPRTFNEPKLPVKATDSWTLNLFCKIDAQPEDRTLIAGFGRAVDGRTGTGRYFTKFPRGINFWAANKDTMTNVPLDTGKWQMLTATYDGKTMRLYKNGELIAENEVELSNDQAQVRVMPPDAWERRRRFDGEVRDLTVWDQDLSPAAIKRLWEAGKGS, from the coding sequence ATGTCCATCCCGATTAACAGACCACACCGCAGCCGTCTTTGCCGAGCGACCCTGCGGTTCACAGCGCTCGCTACTGTCCTTCTCGGAGTTTCTTCTGCATATGCTCAGCCATTCGGTCCCCAGCCGCAAAAGCGCGATTTCAGCAAGGGCAACACGCTCTACGTCGTGCCTTATGCCCACCTGGATACCCAGTGGCGCTGGGCTTACCCGCAGGTGATCCGCGAGTACATCGCCAACACCCTGCACGACAACTTCAAGCTCATCGACAAGTATCCGAACTACGTTTTCAACTTCAGCGGGTCTCGTCGCTACGAGATGATGAAGGAGTACTATCCCGCGGAATACGCCCGGCTGTCGCAGTACATCAAGGACGGTCGGTGGTTCCCGTGCGGGTCGTCGGTGGATGAGGGGGATGCGAACGTGCCTTCGGGCGAGGCCCTGGTGCGTCAGGTGCTTTACGGCAACCAGTACTTCCGCCGAGAGTTTGGGATCGACAGCAAGGAGTTTATGCTTCCCGACTGCTTCGGGTTTCCCTATTCGCTCCCGTCAATTCTGGTGCACTGCGGCCTGAAAGGGTTCTCAACGCAGAAGCTGACTTGGGGATCGGCGAACGGTATTCCGTTTAAAGTCGGCGTGTGGGAGGGTCCGGACGGCAAGAGTATTGTTGCCGCGCTCGATCCGGGCGCGTATGTGGGCGACGTGACGGAGGACCTCAGCCAGAACACAAGCTGGCTGGCCCGCATCCAGAACACCGGGAAGCAGTCCGGCGCGTATGTGGACTATCACTACTACGGCACGGGCGACAAAGGCGGCGCTCCGAACGAAAGCTCGGTTCAGTGGGTGGAGAAGAGCATCGCCGGGACCGGGCCGATCAAGGTGGTTTCGACCCGGGCTGACGAGATGTTCACACTCATGAAGCCGGAGCAGATCGCCAAACTGCCGCGCTATAAGGGCGAGCTTTTGCTCACCGAGCACAGTGCGGGCTCGATCACGTCGCAGGCTTACATGAAGCGGTGGAATCGCAAGAGCGAGCTGCTGGCGGATTCGGCAGAGCGGGCTTCGGTTGCGGCGATGTGGCTGGGCGGGGCGGCGTATCCGACGGACCGGCTGTATCAGGCTTGGGACCTGATCCTGGGCACACAGATGCACGACATGCTCCCCGGCACCAGCATCCCCAAGGCGTACGAGTTCTGCTGGAACGACTATCTGCTTGCCATGAACAAGCTCGGTGCGATCACTGAGGATGCGGTGGGGGCGGTGACTTCGGTGATGGACACGCGAGCCCAAGGGCAGGCCTTGGTCGTCTACAATCCGCTCTCTATCGACCGTGAGGATGTCGTCGAAGCGACGCTGAAAGGCTTCGGAGCTTCGGCGGTTCAGGTCTACAGTCCGGACGGCAAAGCGGTTCCGACGCAGGTCGTCGGTCGGAACGGAGCCGATGTGAGTGTCCTCTTCCTTGCCAAGGTTCCGTCGAACGGCTTCGCGAGCTTTGACGCGCGGAAAGTTTCCAAGCCTGCGCAGACTTTGAGCACACTCCAGGCGTCCGGGAATCGCATCGAGAACAGCCGCTTCCGCGTGACCATCGACAAGAACGGCGATATCGGATCGGTTTACGACAAGACGAACAAGCGCGAAGTCTTGAAGTCGCCCGCGCGGCTAAGCATGCATTTCCACAATCCCCGGGCGTTTCCGGCGTGGAACATGGACTGGGAGGATGCCCAGAAGCCGCCGCGCGGATACGTGACGGGTCCGGCGGAGGTTCGGGTGATCGAGAACGGCCCGGTTCGGGTGACGGTCGAGGTCGAGCGCGAGACGGACGGTTCCAAGTTTGTCCAGCAGATTCGGCTGTCGGCGGGGAGCGCGGGCGACCGCGTCGAGGTCCGCAATTTGATCGACTGGCAGACGAAGGAGACGGCGCTGAAGGCGACTTTCCAGCTGAACAGCGCGAACCCGGAGGCCACCTACGATCTTCAGCTTGGCGCGATCAAGCGCGGCAACAACGACCCGAAGAAGTATGAGGTGCCGCAGCACCAGTGGTTCGACCTCACCAAGGGCGACGGCAGCTACGGCGTGGGCGTTCTGAACGACAGCAAGTACGGTTCGGACAAGCCGAGCGACGACACGGTGCGGCTGACCTTGATTTACACTCCTGGCGTTCGGGGCGGCTATGCCGACCAGGCGACGCAGGACATCGGTCGGCACGAGATTCTATATGCGCTGGCTCCTCATGCTGGCGACTGGCGCAAGGGCGATGTGGCGTGGTCGGCTAAGAGGCTGAACCAGCCGCTGGTCGCCTTTGCCACGCCTTCGCATTCGGGCAAGCTGGGCAAGACGTTCTCGCTGCTGAAATCGAGCAACCGCCAAGTGGAGATTCAGGCGGTGAAGAAGGCAGAAGACAGCGGTGAGATCATCGTTCGGCTGCGCGAGCTTTATGGACAGACCGCCAAGTCCGTTCAGATTTCGGCGGCGCATCCGATCGTCGCCGCGCGCGAGGTGGACGGTCAGGAGATGCCTCTCAAGGCGGCGACCATGCGCAACGGAACGCTCATCACCGACGTTCCCGCATTCTCGCTCAAGACCTTTGCGATCAAGCTTGGGGCTTCCACGACAAAGGCGGCTCCGGCAGCGAGCAAGCCGGTGACGCTGGCTTACGACCATGACGCGGCTTCGACCGACAAGAACCCAAGCGACGGCTCGTTCGGGGCAAACGGCAAGGCGTATGCGGCGGAGATTCTGCCCGCCAGCCTGACCGTGGGCGGCGTGCAGTTCAAGCTCGGATCGGGCAAGGATGGCATGAAGAACGCGGTGGTGGCGAAGGGTCAGAAGATCGCGCTTCCTGCGGGCTATTCACGGGTGTATCTGCTGGCGGCTTCGTCGGAAGGACGCGCCACCTCTCAGCTCATCGTCGGCACGAAGAAGTACCCGATCAACGTCCAGCACTGGAACGGCACGATCGGCGGCTGGGACGATAGGCTTTGGGACGGCGACCTTGGTCCGAACTTCACCAACTACGGCGACATGATCGGGCTGAAGCCGGGATTCGTCACGACCGACGAGGTGGCCTGGTACGGCTCGCACTGCCACGATCCGAAGTCGGGCAACACGTTCTACGACTTCGCCTATATCTATAAGTATGGGTTCGACGTTCCGGCTGGAGCGACCAGCCTGACGCTGCCCAACGACCCGCGCATCAAGGTGTTTGCCGTCAGCGTGGCGAAGGGCGCGCATGATGGCGTGTGGGCGACGCGACCGCTTTATGACGACCTCGGCGAGCATCGGGCGGGCGGTTCGCCTTCGATCTCGCCCAAGGGTGGCACGTTCAGCGACACGATCAGCGTGAGCCTGACGCCGCCGCTCTATTGGTATAAGAACGGCCTGCGCTACACCACGGACGGCTCGAACCCGACCGCACAGTCGCCGGTCTATCGAGGGCCGATCTCGGTCTCCGATCCAACGACAATCAAGGCGGCGATGATCCGACCCGACGGGAAGATGGGCGAGGTGGCGAGCGTTCGGCTGAACGTTAACGATACGACCGCGCCGAAGATCGTTTCGGTCTCGTCTCCAAAAGCCCTCGGCATGGTGCGGGTGGTCTTCTCGGAGAAGGTGAGCAAGGCGACGGCGGAGAATCCGGCGAGCTATCTGCTGAGCTCGGCGACTCCGGTGGCTTCGGCAAAGCTGGGTCAGGATGGAAAGACGGTCGAGCTGACGCTTGAACGGCCTCTTCCGGCAGGCCAGCGCGAGACCATCGTCGTCAACGGCGTTAAGGACCTCTCCAGCCGCGAGAATGCGGTGGCGGGAGCAACGGCCGAGGTTGCCGAGAAGGGCGCCGTTTTCGCGAGTCCGGCGTTGGAGCCCAAGACGCCGCGCACGTTCAACGAGCCGAAGCTGCCCGTGAAGGCGACCGACTCTTGGACGCTCAACCTGTTCTGCAAGATCGACGCGCAGCCCGAGGATCGGACGCTGATTGCGGGCTTTGGGCGTGCGGTCGACGGTCGCACCGGGACCGGGCGGTACTTCACGAAGTTCCCCCGGGGAATCAACTTCTGGGCTGCGAACAAGGACACGATGACCAACGTTCCGCTGGATACGGGCAAGTGGCAGATGCTGACGGCGACCTATGACGGCAAGACGATGCGGCTGTATAAGAACGGCGAGCTGATTGCTGAGAACGAGGTTGAACTGTCGAACGATCAGGCGCAGGTGCGGGTAATGCCGCCCGACGCTTGGGAGCGTCGTCGGCGGTTTGATGGCGAGGTGCGGGACTTGACGGTATGGGATCAGGACCTGTCTCCGGCGGCGATCAAGCGGCTGTGGGAGGCGGGCAAGGGCAGCTAA
- the clcA gene encoding H(+)/Cl(-) exchange transporter ClcA — MPSPKATDSSSEQATRWRLLSRLDRRRTLLLAGVVGVIAGLVAVAFRYIIVATEHASLYFAKALDTSNLFILLGILVAGTALGGLAGWVTERFCPEAAGSGIPQTKLAILGIRPLRSVRVLLVKLVGGVLALASGMSLGREGPTIHMAAASGELFGRLVKAPRRSRRALLASGAGAGLAAAFNAPLAGFLFVMEELKREMSPITYGTALIASVSSVAVARFAIGQESSFLLRETPIIPLRSLWIVVVVGIVAGLIGILFNRMLLRGMDVRKKFRIPRWLAGGIVGGFASLMLALYPRIAGGGHTVAESVLRGGFDNIALLALATILIGKLLMTIASYSTGVPGGIFAPLLVIGSLAGLLIALTLQTLGVDIQTPPEVYATIGMAAVLSSSVRAPLTGVVLVVEMTSQYTLLYALLIGAFVAYAAAELFHDKPIYEALMERQLETESIDHDHDGEVVEFAIEPGSIYEGSRVDSLGLQKGILIAAVERDGRVLAPHGKTVLLAGDMVTFVLSAGLPPTLLAEAMEHAKAP, encoded by the coding sequence GTGCCTTCTCCAAAAGCGACGGATAGTTCGTCGGAACAGGCGACTCGTTGGAGACTTCTTAGCCGCTTAGATCGTCGCCGCACACTCCTTCTCGCGGGCGTCGTTGGCGTCATCGCGGGCCTTGTCGCGGTTGCTTTTCGCTATATCATCGTTGCAACCGAACACGCGAGTTTGTATTTTGCCAAGGCTCTTGACACGTCGAACTTGTTCATCCTGCTGGGGATCTTAGTTGCCGGTACGGCTTTGGGCGGTTTGGCCGGCTGGGTTACTGAGCGCTTCTGCCCGGAGGCTGCTGGCAGCGGTATCCCCCAGACGAAGCTCGCGATCTTAGGCATCCGACCCTTGCGGTCGGTTCGCGTGTTGCTCGTCAAGCTCGTGGGTGGCGTTCTTGCTTTGGCTTCGGGAATGTCACTGGGAAGGGAAGGCCCGACGATTCACATGGCGGCAGCTTCCGGCGAACTCTTCGGCAGATTGGTAAAAGCGCCGCGTCGTTCACGGCGAGCGTTGCTAGCATCTGGGGCGGGGGCTGGGCTTGCCGCGGCATTTAATGCTCCCCTTGCTGGATTCCTCTTTGTGATGGAAGAGCTCAAGCGTGAGATGTCACCGATCACGTATGGCACGGCTCTGATCGCGTCCGTTTCTTCTGTGGCAGTGGCTCGCTTTGCGATTGGTCAAGAGTCGTCATTCTTGTTGCGCGAAACTCCCATCATTCCGCTCCGAAGTTTGTGGATTGTTGTTGTCGTCGGTATTGTCGCGGGCTTGATTGGCATCCTTTTTAATCGAATGCTCTTGCGGGGGATGGACGTTCGAAAGAAGTTCCGCATTCCTCGGTGGTTGGCTGGCGGAATCGTCGGGGGTTTTGCTTCGTTGATGCTTGCTCTCTATCCACGGATCGCGGGTGGTGGTCACACCGTCGCCGAGAGCGTTTTGCGCGGAGGTTTTGACAACATCGCTCTGCTCGCGCTCGCGACCATCCTGATTGGCAAACTTCTCATGACGATAGCAAGCTATTCCACCGGAGTTCCCGGAGGAATCTTTGCGCCGCTGCTTGTCATTGGAAGCTTGGCGGGACTGCTGATCGCCCTGACTTTGCAAACTTTAGGCGTCGATATTCAAACCCCGCCCGAGGTGTACGCGACAATCGGCATGGCGGCAGTTTTGTCGTCGTCAGTGCGCGCACCCCTCACCGGTGTTGTCCTTGTCGTGGAGATGACGAGTCAATATACGCTCCTCTATGCGCTGTTGATTGGCGCGTTCGTGGCCTATGCGGCAGCCGAACTTTTTCACGACAAGCCGATCTATGAAGCGCTCATGGAGAGGCAGCTCGAAACCGAGTCGATCGATCACGATCATGACGGCGAGGTGGTTGAGTTTGCTATCGAACCGGGGTCGATCTACGAGGGCTCGCGCGTTGATTCTTTGGGACTGCAGAAGGGGATCCTCATCGCGGCGGTCGAGCGAGATGGTCGGGTGCTGGCTCCCCACGGCAAGACGGTGTTGCTTGCGGGGGATATGGTGACGTTTGTTCTTTCGGCGGGCCTTCCGCCGACCCTCCTTGCCGAAGCTATGGAGCATGCGAAAGCGCCGTAG
- a CDS encoding VOC family protein: MDIGWMDLCLRVASVKRSREFYEGLGFHKVEGKDDEGWAVMTNGDARIGLYEAQHMGKDAFSLNFRGSDVMAVAEELKAKGYEFYDGPTQTEQGSSAWMKDPDGYTLFFDTMVGETKKE, from the coding sequence ATGGATATCGGTTGGATGGATCTTTGCTTAAGGGTGGCAAGCGTTAAGAGATCGCGCGAATTCTATGAAGGATTGGGATTTCACAAAGTAGAAGGAAAAGACGATGAGGGTTGGGCCGTGATGACAAACGGCGATGCTCGGATTGGGTTGTATGAGGCTCAGCACATGGGCAAGGATGCGTTTTCACTCAACTTTCGGGGGTCGGATGTGATGGCAGTTGCCGAAGAGTTGAAGGCTAAGGGTTATGAATTCTATGACGGCCCGACCCAGACGGAGCAAGGAAGTTCAGCTTGGATGAAGGACCCGGATGGCTACACGCTCTTCTTTGATACGATGGTTGGGGAAACCAAGAAAGAGTAG
- a CDS encoding PD40 domain-containing protein, which translates to MLKSVFGLRSRSLLFGGFALIAGIAFAHEIASRDATATPTPSSAAAVKKSSQNQGGALGYYRFPTIHGDTVVFTSEGDLWRVSASGGMAQRLTTHLNAETSAAISPDGKLVAFSASYEGPTEVYTMPIDGGLPTRLTYGRNATVRGWTADGRVIYSTSAESTLPNMQLCVVSPTDRQHRILPLSQASDGSFAEDGRLFFTRFAFQGSHAKRYKGGTAQNIWRWDGDGKEAKPLTADYKGTSRDPMCWNGRIYFESDRDGVMNIWSMNPEGKDLKQHTKHSDYDVQSPSLGTGRIVYQHGADLRVLDLKTGTERLIPIRLASDFDQMRERWVTEPLAWTTAAHISPDGTKIVLTARGQVFVAPVKPGRIVEATRRKSVRYRDARFLADGKSLVALSDESGEVELWKLGILGEADFAPQQLTTDSKILKWQSRPSPDGKWIAHTDKNKCLFLYNTATKANKKVDESEADDIGDLAWSPDGRYLAYVWGPPNTFGQIRIYSVEEGKTHTVTTDRFNDSSPTFSLDGKFLYFLSDRRLRSLVGSPWGTRAPEPFFDKQDQIYFIPLQKGLRSPFQPDDELTVPDTPKKPAEGEKPELPKIDFDGIQDRLQPVPVPSGNYRNLAVCGGRLYLVSSPTPGNGAPAIVSVAIRSQNVQIDPILPGAGSFETTPDGKKILAGLGSNILVFDANGATPNPEESRVDLSGWSFSFDPREEWRQMFDEAWRLHRDYLYDPNMHGVNWPAMKAKYRPLVDRVTDRAELSDLLAQMVGEISILHTNVYGGDIRGAGGSIDAAGLGADWEKDTAAGGYRITRIYRNDPDLPEEMSPLLRSDVMLEVRDVIAQIDGVSTLSVPDAAALLRTKAGKQIRLRVYPAADKTKARDVIVTPLSLGQARNLRYSDWEYSRRKAVEEASKGSIGYLHLRAMGSGDYSQFARDFFPAFDKQGLIIDARHNAGGNIDSWILEKLMRRAWMYWNQHKGMSTWNMQYAFRGHMVVLCNEWTASDGEAFSEGFRRLGLGKVIGTRTWGGEVWLTGSNGLVDNGIATAAEFGVFGPEGQWLIEGHGVEPDIVVDNLPHATYAGKDSQLEAAIKYLQEEIRKNPNPVPATPKFPDKSKGGGGGKGSL; encoded by the coding sequence ATGCTGAAAAGCGTCTTCGGACTTCGCTCTCGGAGCCTCCTGTTTGGTGGCTTTGCCCTCATCGCCGGAATTGCTTTCGCGCATGAAATTGCATCAAGGGACGCGACCGCAACCCCGACGCCCTCCTCTGCCGCAGCCGTTAAGAAAAGTTCGCAGAATCAGGGCGGAGCGCTGGGTTACTACCGATTCCCCACCATCCACGGAGACACCGTCGTCTTCACGTCCGAAGGCGATCTCTGGAGGGTCAGCGCATCCGGCGGGATGGCTCAACGCCTGACGACCCATCTCAACGCCGAGACCAGCGCCGCCATCTCGCCCGACGGAAAGCTCGTCGCCTTCTCCGCGTCCTACGAAGGCCCAACCGAAGTCTACACCATGCCCATCGACGGCGGACTTCCCACCCGGCTCACCTACGGACGGAATGCGACCGTCCGGGGATGGACGGCAGACGGCAGGGTGATCTACTCTACCTCCGCCGAATCGACCCTCCCCAACATGCAGCTCTGCGTCGTCAGTCCGACTGACCGCCAGCACCGCATCCTTCCACTCTCCCAAGCCAGCGACGGCTCGTTCGCCGAAGACGGTCGCCTCTTCTTCACCCGGTTCGCCTTCCAAGGCAGCCACGCAAAGCGGTACAAGGGCGGCACCGCCCAGAACATCTGGCGATGGGACGGCGACGGCAAGGAGGCCAAGCCCCTCACCGCCGATTATAAGGGCACCAGCCGCGACCCGATGTGCTGGAACGGACGCATCTACTTCGAAAGCGACCGCGACGGAGTGATGAATATCTGGTCAATGAACCCCGAAGGCAAAGACCTGAAGCAACACACCAAGCACTCGGATTACGACGTGCAGTCGCCCTCGCTGGGGACTGGACGCATCGTCTACCAGCACGGCGCCGACCTGCGTGTTCTCGACCTCAAGACCGGAACTGAACGCCTCATCCCCATCCGCCTCGCTTCCGACTTTGACCAGATGCGCGAGCGATGGGTTACCGAGCCGCTAGCCTGGACCACCGCCGCCCACATCTCCCCCGACGGCACGAAGATCGTCCTCACCGCGCGCGGGCAGGTCTTCGTCGCACCCGTCAAGCCAGGCAGGATCGTCGAGGCGACGCGGCGCAAAAGCGTGCGCTACCGAGACGCCCGGTTCCTCGCCGACGGCAAATCCCTCGTCGCCCTCTCCGACGAAAGCGGCGAAGTCGAGCTGTGGAAGCTTGGGATTCTCGGCGAAGCCGACTTCGCGCCTCAGCAGCTCACCACCGACAGCAAGATTCTCAAGTGGCAATCCCGACCGTCGCCGGATGGAAAATGGATCGCCCACACCGATAAGAACAAGTGCCTGTTCCTTTACAACACGGCAACGAAAGCGAACAAAAAGGTTGACGAGTCGGAAGCCGACGACATCGGCGACCTGGCATGGTCGCCCGACGGACGCTATCTGGCCTACGTCTGGGGTCCCCCGAACACCTTCGGACAGATCCGCATCTATTCCGTCGAGGAAGGCAAAACCCACACCGTCACGACCGACCGCTTCAACGACTCCAGCCCCACGTTCTCACTGGACGGCAAGTTCCTCTACTTCCTTTCCGACCGCCGTCTCCGTTCGCTCGTCGGCAGCCCTTGGGGAACGCGGGCTCCCGAGCCGTTCTTCGACAAGCAGGACCAGATCTATTTCATCCCGTTGCAGAAGGGACTTCGCTCCCCCTTCCAGCCGGACGACGAGCTGACTGTCCCCGACACCCCCAAGAAACCCGCTGAGGGTGAAAAGCCAGAACTGCCGAAGATCGACTTTGACGGCATTCAGGATCGGCTGCAGCCCGTCCCGGTCCCTTCCGGCAACTACCGGAACCTCGCCGTATGCGGCGGACGGCTCTACCTCGTCAGCTCCCCAACGCCCGGAAACGGCGCGCCTGCGATCGTTTCCGTCGCCATCCGCAGCCAAAACGTCCAGATCGACCCGATCCTTCCCGGAGCGGGCTCCTTTGAGACGACCCCTGACGGGAAGAAGATTCTTGCCGGTCTCGGCTCAAACATCCTCGTCTTCGACGCGAACGGCGCTACGCCCAACCCCGAAGAAAGCCGCGTGGACCTAAGCGGCTGGAGCTTCTCGTTCGACCCCCGAGAGGAGTGGAGGCAGATGTTCGACGAGGCATGGCGGCTGCATCGCGACTATCTTTACGACCCCAACATGCACGGTGTGAACTGGCCTGCGATGAAGGCCAAGTATCGCCCGCTCGTCGACCGGGTGACCGACCGCGCCGAACTGTCCGACCTCCTTGCCCAGATGGTCGGCGAAATCTCCATTCTTCACACCAACGTCTATGGCGGAGACATCCGTGGAGCAGGCGGCAGTATCGACGCAGCCGGTCTCGGCGCGGATTGGGAGAAGGACACAGCCGCAGGCGGGTACCGCATCACCCGCATTTACCGCAACGACCCCGATCTCCCCGAAGAAATGAGCCCCCTCCTGCGCTCGGACGTGATGCTTGAAGTGCGCGACGTCATCGCCCAGATCGACGGGGTTTCCACCCTTTCGGTGCCGGACGCCGCCGCCCTGCTGCGAACGAAAGCAGGCAAGCAGATTCGTCTCCGCGTCTACCCTGCCGCAGACAAGACGAAGGCGCGCGACGTCATCGTCACCCCGCTGTCGCTGGGGCAGGCCCGCAACCTGCGCTATAGCGACTGGGAATACTCGCGGCGCAAGGCCGTCGAAGAGGCGAGCAAAGGAAGCATCGGCTATCTGCATCTTCGCGCGATGGGATCGGGTGACTACAGCCAGTTCGCCCGCGACTTCTTCCCCGCTTTCGACAAGCAGGGTCTCATCATCGACGCACGCCACAACGCAGGCGGAAACATCGACAGCTGGATTCTCGAAAAGCTGATGCGCCGGGCATGGATGTACTGGAACCAGCACAAGGGCATGAGCACCTGGAACATGCAGTACGCCTTCCGAGGACACATGGTCGTGCTCTGCAACGAGTGGACCGCCTCGGACGGCGAGGCCTTCTCCGAGGGCTTCCGCAGGCTAGGGCTCGGCAAGGTGATCGGCACGCGCACTTGGGGCGGCGAAGTGTGGCTCACCGGATCGAACGGGCTGGTCGATAACGGCATCGCGACCGCCGCAGAGTTCGGCGTCTTCGGCCCCGAAGGCCAGTGGCTCATCGAAGGCCACGGCGTCGAGCCAGATATTGTCGTAGACAACCTCCCTCACGCCACCTACGCAGGCAAAGACTCCCAGCTGGAAGCAGCGATCAAATACCTGCAAGAGGAGATTCGCAAGAACCCGAACCCCGTTCCTGCCACGCCCAAATTCCCCGACAAGTCCAAAGGCGGAGGCGGTGGCAAGGGCAGTTTGTAA
- a CDS encoding DUF2156 domain-containing protein codes for MTDETTAKERAREIVLRHGWNATAYQIINPGFKLWFAENGESVVGYVERRRARIVAGGPICHPNELRSAFTEWERACTDGGYRLCYFGSAGRVQRHLIHSPGHSCIQVGSQPVWNLAHWNERTANHRSLRAQFARARNKGVTIEEWPWAKAENHPQLTICLDRWLATRGLPALHFLVEPDTLGDLKGRRLFVALREGKPVAFLTLAPVATRQGWLTEQFPRTPDAPNGTVELLMDTAARSLAEEGESYLTMGLVPLSHLQEAGQSLNPVWVDRVFKYARRFGSRFYGFDGLEAFKAKFAPEAWEPIYVITREPRFSAHSLYSVLHAFTQIDPPLALVGGLIKPAVRGVKSVWR; via the coding sequence ATGACTGACGAAACAACCGCCAAAGAACGCGCCCGAGAGATAGTGTTGCGGCATGGGTGGAATGCAACGGCATACCAAATCATCAATCCTGGGTTCAAGCTCTGGTTTGCCGAAAACGGTGAATCCGTCGTGGGTTACGTCGAAAGGCGACGCGCTCGGATTGTTGCCGGTGGGCCGATCTGCCATCCCAACGAACTTCGTAGCGCATTTACCGAATGGGAACGGGCTTGCACAGATGGGGGCTATCGGCTTTGCTACTTCGGTTCAGCAGGTCGGGTTCAGAGACATCTCATTCATTCACCCGGACATTCATGCATCCAGGTAGGTTCGCAGCCCGTGTGGAACCTCGCCCATTGGAACGAGCGGACGGCTAACCACCGATCCCTCCGAGCCCAATTTGCCCGCGCAAGAAACAAAGGAGTCACTATTGAAGAATGGCCCTGGGCCAAGGCAGAAAATCACCCCCAGTTGACGATATGTCTCGACCGATGGCTGGCTACTCGCGGCCTGCCCGCGCTGCACTTTCTTGTTGAGCCAGACACCTTGGGCGACCTGAAGGGGCGTCGCCTTTTCGTAGCTCTCCGAGAGGGTAAACCTGTTGCATTCCTAACCCTTGCCCCCGTCGCCACACGTCAGGGGTGGCTGACCGAGCAGTTTCCACGAACTCCTGATGCTCCGAACGGCACAGTCGAACTCCTTATGGACACCGCCGCAAGGAGTCTTGCCGAAGAGGGAGAAAGCTACCTTACGATGGGCCTTGTCCCGCTCTCACATCTGCAGGAGGCTGGGCAGTCGCTCAACCCCGTTTGGGTGGACCGCGTGTTCAAGTACGCTCGTCGGTTTGGAAGTCGCTTTTATGGGTTTGATGGTCTTGAGGCATTTAAGGCCAAATTCGCTCCTGAAGCCTGGGAGCCAATCTACGTCATCACACGCGAACCGCGATTCTCGGCGCATTCCCTCTACTCTGTCCTTCACGCCTTCACCCAGATTGATCCTCCCCTTGCTCTGGTGGGAGGTCTCATCAAGCCTGCCGTTCGCGGCGTTAAGTCAGTCTGGCGGTAA